A window of Ruania suaedae contains these coding sequences:
- a CDS encoding right-handed parallel beta-helix repeat-containing protein, protein MPIDSRLLSTLTRRHLLTGMAAVGLGVGAGVAAPPATATASPLRRPEFGRDIFVDPVRGDDSWSGTHPQRRGRSHNGPVATLAEALRLVRTRDHAGADALVWLRGGEHRLEATLDVDAGAAVGTLTLASYPGERATITGSRVLSGWEEVQHEGRRAWRTQVPEVDGEPWYFRQLYVDGARRRRPRLPKAVNAVVEDHEAVSDLDTQFYHFDPATEAGTGARTFVYREGDIDPAWSRQQDIDVVCMREWFDERAPLESVDGAAREATVEFRPYHTKTWQGRIYYLENVFEALTEPGEWYLDRGTGTVTYLPHEHEELAEVEISAPSVRQLLRIAGAPDAQISGVRLRDLELRHTDWDYWRMTSWMSGQSGCHTVGAVDVIHARDIEITGCTVSTVGEFGITIGEDCQDVTVAGNRVTETGSGGIKIASWLSRPEIDELATGGNRIVDNEIDHTGKVFHLGAGILAMDVFDTEIAHNHVHDTFYTAVSVGWRWSFTESGIGGNLVQYNYIHDIAKGMLSDLAGIYTLGRQPGSMVRNNLIHDVRAKSYPSSGIYADEGSSLITYEHNLVHGCGTGFCAPNQSAGNTVRNNIFADYYQFGVGGGLNETAGLSDVTIDVSRNIVASAGVPVFFGGRGFDPDATKVRSENNLIWDYTTDLEDTGVATPGGDAVSIIDAEGVPVPGARAWVTLTDVEPDAYAFSSLEQPVTLAAESVYHLVMHVTSLGNYWHNPSPVTTTDAATVLGDVYRSNADGSYRTGATPGSFGPVTLRYLSNGVETDLVTAAETSGSLLRNDYSGQLGMTIRTGQEPMTVTALGRWRAGKNWWGLWQDAELDTDSVIADPLFTDRATADYRLSAQSPAWSAPVSFEPIDVSGVGPR, encoded by the coding sequence ATGCCCATCGACTCACGCCTACTGAGCACGCTCACCCGCCGCCACCTCCTGACCGGGATGGCCGCCGTCGGCCTGGGGGTCGGCGCAGGAGTGGCAGCCCCACCCGCCACGGCGACTGCCTCCCCCCTGCGCCGGCCGGAGTTCGGCCGCGACATCTTCGTCGACCCCGTGCGGGGCGACGACAGCTGGTCGGGAACACATCCGCAGCGCCGCGGTCGCAGCCACAACGGTCCGGTCGCGACGCTCGCCGAGGCGTTGAGGCTCGTTCGCACGCGTGACCATGCCGGAGCCGACGCTCTCGTGTGGCTGCGCGGTGGCGAGCACAGGCTCGAGGCGACTCTCGATGTCGACGCGGGCGCCGCCGTCGGGACTCTCACCCTCGCCTCCTACCCGGGCGAGCGGGCCACGATCACCGGATCTCGCGTGCTCTCGGGGTGGGAGGAGGTGCAGCACGAAGGCCGGCGTGCCTGGCGGACCCAGGTGCCGGAGGTCGACGGCGAGCCCTGGTACTTCCGTCAACTCTACGTCGATGGTGCGCGCCGCCGCCGCCCGCGGCTTCCCAAGGCGGTCAACGCGGTGGTCGAGGACCACGAGGCGGTCTCGGATCTGGACACGCAGTTCTACCACTTCGACCCGGCCACCGAGGCGGGCACGGGAGCGCGGACCTTCGTCTATCGCGAGGGCGACATCGACCCGGCGTGGTCGCGTCAGCAGGACATCGACGTCGTCTGCATGCGTGAGTGGTTCGACGAACGCGCACCGCTGGAGTCCGTCGACGGCGCCGCGCGGGAGGCGACGGTGGAGTTCCGGCCGTATCACACCAAGACCTGGCAGGGACGCATCTACTACCTTGAGAACGTCTTCGAGGCACTGACCGAACCCGGGGAGTGGTACCTGGACCGGGGCACCGGCACCGTGACCTACCTGCCCCACGAGCACGAGGAGCTCGCCGAGGTCGAGATCTCGGCACCGTCGGTGCGGCAACTGCTCCGGATCGCCGGTGCGCCGGACGCGCAGATCTCCGGTGTCCGCCTGCGCGACCTCGAGCTGCGACACACCGATTGGGACTACTGGCGGATGACCTCGTGGATGAGCGGCCAGTCGGGTTGTCACACGGTGGGTGCGGTGGATGTGATCCACGCCCGTGACATCGAGATCACCGGCTGCACGGTCAGCACGGTCGGGGAGTTCGGCATCACCATCGGGGAGGACTGCCAGGACGTGACCGTCGCGGGCAACCGTGTCACCGAGACCGGATCCGGGGGCATCAAGATCGCCAGTTGGCTCAGCAGGCCCGAGATCGACGAGCTGGCCACCGGTGGCAACCGCATCGTCGACAACGAGATCGACCACACCGGCAAGGTGTTCCACCTCGGCGCCGGCATCCTCGCGATGGACGTCTTCGACACCGAGATCGCCCACAACCACGTGCACGACACCTTCTACACGGCCGTCTCGGTCGGCTGGCGATGGAGCTTCACCGAGTCCGGTATCGGGGGAAACCTCGTGCAGTACAACTACATCCACGACATCGCCAAGGGCATGCTCTCCGACCTGGCCGGGATCTACACGCTCGGCCGCCAGCCCGGCTCGATGGTGCGCAACAACCTGATCCACGACGTGCGCGCCAAGAGCTACCCGTCCTCGGGGATCTACGCGGACGAGGGCAGTAGCCTGATCACCTACGAGCACAACCTCGTCCACGGCTGCGGCACCGGCTTCTGTGCTCCCAACCAGAGCGCCGGCAACACGGTCCGCAACAACATCTTCGCCGACTACTACCAGTTCGGCGTCGGCGGTGGTTTGAACGAGACCGCGGGCCTGTCCGACGTCACGATCGACGTCAGTCGGAACATCGTGGCCTCCGCCGGTGTACCGGTCTTCTTCGGCGGGCGTGGCTTCGACCCTGACGCCACCAAGGTCCGGAGCGAGAACAACCTGATCTGGGACTACACCACCGATCTCGAGGACACCGGCGTGGCCACCCCGGGCGGCGACGCGGTCTCGATCATCGACGCCGAGGGCGTGCCGGTGCCCGGCGCGCGGGCATGGGTGACCTTGACCGATGTCGAGCCCGACGCCTATGCCTTCAGCTCGCTGGAGCAGCCCGTCACCCTGGCCGCCGAGAGCGTCTACCACCTGGTCATGCACGTGACCTCGCTCGGCAACTACTGGCACAACCCCTCGCCGGTGACCACCACCGACGCCGCCACTGTGCTCGGGGACGTCTACCGGTCGAATGCGGACGGGTCGTATCGCACCGGTGCCACCCCGGGCAGCTTCGGCCCCGTCACGCTGCGCTATCTCAGCAATGGCGTGGAGACCGACCTCGTGACGGCGGCTGAGACCAGCGGGTCGCTGCTGCGCAACGACTATTCCGGCCAGCTGGGAATGACGATTCGCACCGGCCAGGAGCCGATGACCGTCACCGCGCTGGGCCGATGGCGCGCCGGGAAGAACTGGTGGGGCCTGTGGCAGGACGCCGAGCTCGACACCGACTCGGTGATCGCCGATCCGCTCTTCACCGACCGGGCCACGGCCGACTACCGTCTGAGCGCCCAGTCGCCGGCATGGTCCGCTCCGGTGTCGTTCGAGCCGATTGACGTCTCCGGTGTGGGTCCGCGGTGA
- a CDS encoding LacI family DNA-binding transcriptional regulator, which yields MRVTMRDVAERAGVSVKTVSRVVNGEPHIRPETQAQVREAIAALSWRPNASARTLRTGRTGVVGIMVAELRRPLLAAMVEALVTEVDRHGLQSAVEPIHDDAARLREVLASRGRTVDALIVVDAPELPATTDDDGPLVRVDLTAAVAGQLGDRVGIDREQAADLLLRHLRLMGRHDILRLGPGPLDSRSESPAIPLLDLDGADRRAGYRAAQRAIADQPRVDALVCGTDEIALGALAGLYAAGVNVPGRIAVTGFGDLEDSRFATPSLTTLDPDPAAVARAAVDMVRGRWREPGGRDAREVELPVALVRRESTMGASPR from the coding sequence ATGCGAGTCACGATGCGGGACGTCGCCGAGCGCGCCGGCGTCTCGGTCAAGACCGTCTCGCGCGTGGTCAACGGCGAGCCCCACATCCGGCCCGAGACCCAGGCCCAGGTGCGGGAGGCGATCGCCGCCCTGAGCTGGCGGCCCAACGCCTCGGCCCGCACCCTGCGGACCGGCCGGACCGGCGTCGTGGGGATCATGGTGGCCGAGCTGCGCCGGCCGTTGCTGGCGGCCATGGTGGAAGCGCTCGTGACGGAGGTGGACCGGCACGGGTTGCAGTCCGCCGTCGAACCCATTCACGACGACGCCGCTCGCCTGCGCGAGGTCCTCGCCTCGCGTGGGCGCACCGTCGACGCGCTGATCGTCGTCGACGCCCCCGAACTGCCTGCGACCACCGACGACGACGGCCCGCTCGTGCGGGTCGACCTCACCGCCGCGGTGGCCGGTCAGCTCGGCGATCGCGTCGGCATCGACCGGGAGCAGGCGGCGGACCTGCTCCTGCGCCATCTGCGGTTGATGGGCCGCCACGACATCCTCCGGCTCGGCCCGGGGCCGTTGGACAGCCGGTCGGAGAGCCCAGCGATCCCCCTGCTGGACCTCGACGGCGCGGACCGGCGGGCCGGGTACCGCGCGGCGCAACGGGCGATCGCGGATCAGCCACGGGTGGACGCACTGGTCTGCGGCACGGACGAGATCGCCCTCGGGGCGCTCGCCGGCCTCTACGCCGCGGGGGTGAACGTGCCCGGGCGCATCGCCGTGACCGGCTTCGGCGACCTGGAGGACAGCCGGTTCGCGACGCCGTCGCTGACCACGCTCGACCCGGATCCGGCGGCCGTGGCCCGTGCCGCCGTCGACATGGTGCGCGGCCGGTGGCGCGAGCCCGGGGGCCGCGACGCACGCGAGGTGGAGCTACCGGTCGCCCTGGTCCGGCGCGAGTCGACGATGGGGGCGAGTCCGCGATGA
- a CDS encoding LacI family DNA-binding transcriptional regulator — protein MTGVSRQARLKDVAREAGVSAATASRVLNGSDRAVAEDFRARVLAAAEKVGYLPNLAAQATVRGHYPAIGLVVGDLRDQYFARVAHGVILEATRHDLVVNIQSTEGDAGREHSLIRDLRRQRPQYLVLVRKRDEEQARAELLTELRQFEVEGGRVVVVGESTDRVPAVRPPDFDGGKALAIALVGLGYRSFAAICSTDKASWRERLDGFRTGLSAAGIALPDSAIATTEHSLPGGVAAMSDLLARLDPLPELIFAIEDAIALGAVAELRRNGVEVPRDIAVSGYGDRELGLVDPTSITLSTVRTPLEEMGAVGVRSCVEPWAPTRPLIPQVILRGTTPRRRTRAV, from the coding sequence ATGACAGGGGTATCGCGGCAGGCTCGGCTCAAGGACGTCGCGCGCGAGGCGGGCGTCTCGGCGGCCACCGCCTCCCGCGTCCTGAACGGGAGCGATCGCGCAGTCGCGGAGGACTTCCGGGCCCGGGTGCTGGCGGCGGCCGAGAAGGTCGGGTATCTACCGAACCTGGCGGCCCAGGCCACGGTGCGTGGGCACTACCCGGCGATCGGGCTGGTGGTCGGCGATCTGCGGGACCAGTACTTCGCGCGTGTCGCCCACGGCGTCATCCTCGAGGCGACGCGGCACGATCTGGTGGTCAATATCCAGTCCACCGAGGGCGACGCGGGCCGGGAGCACAGCCTGATCCGCGACCTGCGGCGCCAACGTCCGCAGTATCTGGTGCTGGTCCGCAAGCGGGACGAGGAGCAGGCGCGTGCGGAGCTGCTGACCGAGCTGCGCCAGTTCGAGGTCGAGGGTGGGCGCGTCGTGGTCGTCGGGGAGTCGACCGACCGGGTGCCGGCAGTGCGGCCGCCGGACTTCGACGGGGGCAAGGCGCTGGCGATCGCCCTGGTCGGGCTGGGCTATCGCTCGTTCGCCGCGATCTGCTCGACCGACAAGGCGTCGTGGCGCGAGCGGCTCGACGGCTTCCGGACGGGACTCTCCGCGGCCGGAATCGCGCTGCCGGACTCCGCGATCGCCACCACCGAGCACTCGTTGCCCGGCGGCGTGGCGGCGATGTCGGATCTGCTGGCGCGCCTGGACCCCCTGCCCGAGCTGATCTTCGCGATCGAGGATGCGATCGCGCTCGGGGCGGTGGCGGAGCTGCGCCGCAACGGGGTGGAGGTCCCGCGCGACATCGCGGTGTCGGGATACGGCGACCGCGAACTCGGGCTGGTCGACCCCACCTCCATCACCCTCTCGACCGTGCGGACCCCGCTGGAGGAGATGGGCGCGGTCGGGGTGCGCAGCTGCGTGGAGCCATGGGCCCCCACCCGGCCCCTCATCCCACAGGTCATCCTGCGCGGGACGACCCCGCGACGGCGTACCCGCGCCGTCTGA
- a CDS encoding LacI family DNA-binding transcriptional regulator yields the protein MTDQPTLDDVAAVAGVSAKTVSNVLLERPHVAAATRERVRAAVESVGYRVNRAGRGLASGRSGRIAVVVPKLYQPYFAEIAERLIVALGAAGFSCTLRIAPDAAAERDAVLGITTADADGVVICPHGLSAALLQGRRPERPVVQIGGGPTGLVDVVVMGERDGFEAVTRHLLDSGRRRLALVWNSTGSGRPEGARYEAFLAAHRARGLEPDPALMAAGSDWDRRVSGYEATTGLLRSGAVFDAVVAINDALAVGAMRALRSHGVRVPEDVAVTGFDDTDEAGFTIPPLTSVSPEQEEMVATAVRMLIERLDGLEAPAREHLTGAHLVPRASSGARPLV from the coding sequence ATGACCGATCAGCCCACCCTGGACGATGTGGCCGCCGTCGCCGGGGTCTCGGCGAAGACCGTCTCGAACGTGCTGCTCGAGCGCCCGCATGTCGCGGCCGCCACGCGGGAGCGGGTCCGGGCCGCTGTGGAGTCGGTGGGCTACCGGGTGAACCGGGCCGGGCGCGGGCTGGCCTCGGGGCGAAGCGGCCGGATCGCGGTGGTCGTGCCCAAGCTCTACCAGCCCTACTTCGCCGAGATCGCCGAGCGGTTGATCGTGGCGCTCGGCGCTGCCGGGTTCAGCTGCACCCTGCGCATCGCCCCCGATGCCGCGGCCGAGCGCGACGCCGTGCTGGGGATCACCACGGCGGATGCCGACGGGGTGGTGATCTGCCCCCACGGGCTCAGCGCGGCGTTGCTCCAGGGCCGCCGGCCCGAACGACCGGTCGTCCAGATCGGCGGAGGGCCCACCGGCCTGGTCGACGTGGTGGTGATGGGCGAGCGGGACGGGTTCGAGGCCGTGACGCGACACCTGCTGGACTCCGGGCGCCGGCGTCTGGCGCTGGTGTGGAACTCCACCGGCAGCGGCAGGCCCGAGGGGGCGCGGTACGAGGCGTTCCTCGCGGCGCACCGAGCGCGCGGGCTCGAGCCCGATCCGGCGCTGATGGCCGCCGGTTCGGACTGGGACCGGCGCGTCTCCGGGTACGAGGCGACGACCGGCCTGCTGCGCTCGGGTGCAGTCTTCGACGCGGTGGTCGCGATCAACGACGCGCTCGCGGTCGGGGCGATGCGGGCGCTGCGCAGCCACGGCGTGCGGGTGCCCGAGGACGTGGCGGTCACCGGTTTCGACGACACCGATGAGGCCGGGTTCACGATCCCGCCGCTGACGTCGGTGAGCCCGGAGCAGGAGGAGATGGTCGCCACCGCGGTCCGGATGCTGATCGAGCGGCTGGACGGGCTCGAGGCCCCGGCGCGCGAGCACCTCACCGGGGCCCACCTGGTCCCGCGTGCGTCCTCGGGGGCCCGGCCGCTCGTCTGA